A portion of the Planctomycetota bacterium genome contains these proteins:
- a CDS encoding class II fructose-bisphosphate aldolase produces MKFVPMADLLSDARARGYAVPSFCVWNAETASAVLRAAEQCRAPVILMTGPGEGLLSYAALADTARALAARFDVPAALHLDHGNSMEAVEGCLAAGFTSVMLDYSTRPFDENAAALRRVVELARPRGVTVEGEIGAVGRVDEVTGEGTGHTALTDPAEAKAYVEATGVDCLAVSFGNLHGNYTRPPKFDFERLAKLRDAAGVPLVLHGGSGTPPDQLARAIALGVAKVNVASELNRALRETMHRRWNAGERLWVPSALVEGMAAFAAIVEKWISLTGAAGKA; encoded by the coding sequence GTGAAGTTCGTGCCAATGGCCGATCTGCTGTCGGACGCGCGGGCGCGCGGCTACGCTGTGCCCTCGTTCTGCGTGTGGAATGCCGAGACCGCGAGCGCCGTGCTGCGTGCGGCCGAGCAGTGCCGTGCGCCGGTGATCCTGATGACCGGGCCGGGCGAGGGGCTGCTATCGTACGCCGCGCTGGCCGACACGGCTCGCGCTCTGGCCGCCCGCTTCGACGTGCCCGCCGCCCTGCACCTTGACCACGGCAACTCGATGGAGGCCGTCGAGGGTTGCCTCGCGGCCGGCTTCACCTCGGTGATGCTCGACTACTCGACCAGGCCCTTCGACGAGAATGCGGCGGCCCTCCGCCGCGTCGTCGAGCTGGCGCGGCCGCGCGGCGTCACCGTCGAGGGCGAGATCGGCGCCGTGGGGCGTGTGGACGAGGTGACGGGCGAAGGCACAGGCCACACGGCCCTCACGGACCCGGCCGAGGCGAAGGCCTACGTCGAGGCGACGGGGGTGGATTGCCTGGCCGTGTCGTTCGGCAACCTGCATGGCAACTACACGCGGCCGCCGAAGTTCGACTTCGAGCGGCTGGCGAAGCTGCGCGACGCGGCGGGCGTGCCGCTCGTGCTCCACGGCGGCAGCGGCACCCCGCCCGACCAACTGGCGCGCGCCATCGCGCTCGGCGTGGCCAAGGTCAATGTGGCCAGCGAACTGAACCGCGCCCTGCGCGAGACGATGCACCGGCGCTGGAACGCCGGCGAGCGGCTCTGGGTGCCCTCGGCCCTCGTCGAGGGCATGGCCGCCTTCGCCGCCATTGTGGAGAAGTGGATCTCCCTCACCGGCGCCGCGGGCAAGGCGTGA
- a CDS encoding Gfo/Idh/MocA family oxidoreductase, whose amino-acid sequence MGISIGLVGVGSFGSGFVRLFRNHPLVERFALCDVNPERLRAAAERHQVAETYRSLDAILHSDLQAIALFTQHWLHAPQAIQALEAGKHVYSAVPVISLEDGDAMLDWCDRLVAAARRTGLHYMLGETSYYHPEAMYCRRRAAEGAFGRFVYGEGEYLHDIDSPGCSLREVARNRWGKDWDMCKSGGVPMHYPSHSIGGPLSVMRTRMTKVAAFGYVHPNDDWFRPDTEGGNVISNEMALFQCANGAAVRICEHRRIGHPGREGFQLWGTDGCFVEGHVGGGHWMTKQGATPLSVEQMRDPLPPDVFAAWRRGVDSDAAVYGGHRGSHAYLVHEFVDAIAHGRRPAIHAWEAVRYFAPGILAHKSALRDGELLDIPDWGEAP is encoded by the coding sequence ATGGGCATCAGCATTGGTCTCGTGGGCGTCGGCTCGTTCGGTTCGGGCTTCGTGCGGCTGTTCCGCAACCACCCGCTCGTCGAGCGCTTCGCCCTGTGCGACGTGAACCCCGAGCGGCTGCGCGCCGCGGCCGAACGCCACCAGGTGGCCGAAACCTATCGCAGCCTCGACGCCATCCTGCACAGCGACCTCCAGGCCATCGCCCTCTTCACCCAGCACTGGCTCCACGCCCCCCAGGCCATCCAGGCCCTCGAGGCGGGCAAGCACGTCTACTCGGCCGTGCCCGTCATCTCGCTCGAAGACGGCGACGCCATGCTGGACTGGTGCGACCGGCTGGTCGCCGCCGCGCGCCGCACGGGGCTGCACTACATGCTCGGCGAGACATCCTACTATCATCCCGAAGCGATGTACTGCCGCCGCCGCGCCGCCGAGGGGGCCTTCGGCCGCTTCGTCTATGGCGAGGGCGAGTACCTGCACGACATTGACTCGCCCGGGTGCAGCCTGCGCGAGGTGGCGCGCAACCGTTGGGGCAAGGACTGGGACATGTGCAAGAGCGGCGGGGTGCCCATGCACTATCCCAGCCACTCGATCGGCGGGCCGCTCTCGGTGATGCGCACGCGCATGACCAAGGTGGCCGCCTTCGGCTACGTGCACCCCAACGACGACTGGTTCCGCCCCGACACCGAGGGCGGCAACGTGATCAGCAACGAGATGGCCCTGTTCCAGTGCGCCAACGGCGCTGCCGTGCGCATCTGCGAGCACCGCCGCATCGGCCATCCGGGCCGCGAGGGCTTCCAGCTCTGGGGCACCGACGGGTGCTTCGTCGAGGGCCACGTGGGCGGCGGCCACTGGATGACGAAGCAGGGCGCCACGCCGCTCTCCGTCGAGCAGATGCGCGACCCGCTGCCGCCCGACGTCTTCGCCGCCTGGCGACGCGGCGTGGATTCCGATGCGGCGGTCTATGGCGGCCATCGCGGCTCCCACGCCTATCTCGTCCACGAGTTCGTGGACGCCATCGCCCACGGCCGCCGGCCCGCGATCCACGCCTGGGAGGCGGTGCGTTACTTCGCCCCGGGCATTCTGGCGCACAAGTCGGCACTCCGCGACGGCGAATTGCTCGATATCCCCGACTGGGGCGAAGCCCCGTGA